The following proteins are encoded in a genomic region of Methanoculleus bourgensis MS2:
- a CDS encoding MBL fold metallo-hydrolase has translation MELTVLASGSKGNCTCIRGERGALLIDVGLSARETLRRLANAGEDASTIEGILVTHEHIDHIKGVDVLARRLKVPVYATAGTLEVFYEKYGPTSAEVRRCRYGESFSVGDFQVEPFAASHDAREPCGFSVTEGDLRVGCCTDTGTVTATMFDRLASCDAVLLESNHCPQMLENGPYPAFLKSRIRSSHGHLSNPDAARCLQRLADHIHVAMLAHLSEINNTQEKALLSALEGLGFYSDQVAVTVAEQNPGPEHPESCGFRL, from the coding sequence ATGGAACTGACAGTCCTCGCTAGCGGGAGCAAAGGAAACTGCACCTGTATCCGGGGGGAGCGGGGTGCGCTGCTCATCGACGTGGGGCTCTCAGCCCGGGAGACTCTTCGCCGCCTCGCAAACGCCGGTGAGGACGCATCGACGATCGAAGGGATCCTTGTCACTCACGAGCACATCGACCACATAAAAGGGGTTGATGTGCTGGCGCGGAGGCTCAAGGTGCCCGTCTACGCGACCGCCGGGACGCTTGAAGTGTTCTACGAGAAATACGGCCCGACATCGGCCGAGGTCAGGCGGTGCAGGTACGGTGAATCGTTCTCTGTAGGCGACTTCCAGGTCGAGCCCTTCGCCGCCTCCCATGACGCCCGGGAACCCTGCGGGTTCTCTGTCACCGAGGGCGACCTCCGTGTCGGGTGCTGCACCGATACCGGCACCGTCACGGCAACCATGTTCGACCGACTTGCGTCCTGTGACGCTGTCCTCCTGGAGAGCAACCACTGCCCCCAGATGCTCGAGAACGGCCCGTACCCAGCATTTTTAAAGAGCCGGATACGCTCAAGCCACGGGCACCTCTCAAACCCTGATGCCGCCCGCTGCCTCCAGAGGCTCGCCGACCACATCCACGTGGCGATGCTTGCCCACCTAAGCGAGATCAACAACACGCAGGAGAAAGCGCTCCTCTCCGCGCTTGAGGGGCTCGGGTTCTACTCAGACCAGGTTGCGGTCACTGTGGCAGAACAGAACCCGGGCCCGGAGCACCCCGAGTCCTGCGGCTTCCGGCTCTGA
- a CDS encoding PAS domain S-box protein, with the protein MMRNNNIRRTGGNAPGTDGREFSGREICLSLLREAPDGFVLVDSEERCRCLNRAFTRITGYTGDDLPTVAAWFERAHPNPAYRRGVQEMWQELLQGDRSAVVAGVVCRDGKVRDIEIRQTPVEGGCSLYVVRDVTDQVAIEEHLRQATSELTAVIEALPDLFLRLNADGTIIESRAGRLVEVSLVPRALLGRRVQDLLPAELGEAVGNALQQAVRTGTPAAPLEFSHQEDGEVRHYEARIVPLYEMHVMAVIRDITERKRAEQELHRHREHLEDLVAGRTDELERANQQLQRLLHYIEMTERRAAEEWLDLSAGQGSLGTAEPEEGRITTDAAGTVVIVNRAAERLTGYTGGDLTGRPIWPLLSITGTDGDAREFLSRELLEQGRAIQRAEGMALVRSDGTELSIHFSGDPIIDADGAVIGMVCTFQRV; encoded by the coding sequence ATGATGAGAAATAACAACATTCGACGCACCGGGGGGAACGCACCCGGGACCGACGGGAGGGAGTTTTCCGGAAGGGAGATCTGCCTTTCGCTCCTTCGCGAAGCGCCGGACGGGTTCGTCCTGGTGGACAGCGAGGAGCGATGCCGGTGCCTGAACCGGGCATTCACCAGGATCACCGGATACACCGGGGACGACCTCCCCACTGTTGCAGCCTGGTTTGAGCGTGCCCACCCAAACCCTGCATACCGCCGGGGAGTGCAGGAGATGTGGCAGGAACTGCTCCAGGGCGACCGGAGCGCCGTGGTCGCCGGCGTCGTCTGCCGGGACGGGAAAGTCCGTGATATCGAGATCCGGCAGACACCCGTCGAGGGGGGCTGCAGCCTGTATGTCGTCCGGGACGTCACCGATCAGGTCGCGATCGAGGAACACCTCAGGCAGGCCACATCGGAACTGACCGCAGTGATCGAGGCCCTCCCTGACCTCTTCCTCCGGTTGAACGCCGACGGCACGATCATCGAGTCCAGGGCAGGCAGGCTGGTTGAGGTGTCTCTTGTGCCCCGGGCACTGCTCGGGCGGCGGGTGCAGGACCTGCTCCCCGCCGAACTCGGGGAGGCGGTCGGGAATGCACTGCAACAGGCAGTCAGGACCGGCACACCTGCCGCACCGCTGGAGTTCAGTCACCAGGAAGACGGGGAGGTGCGCCACTACGAAGCCCGCATTGTGCCGCTCTATGAGATGCACGTGATGGCAGTCATCAGGGACATCACGGAGCGGAAGCGGGCTGAGCAGGAACTGCACCGCCACCGCGAGCACCTGGAAGACCTCGTCGCCGGGCGGACCGACGAACTCGAGCGTGCGAACCAGCAGCTCCAGCGTCTCCTCCACTACATCGAGATGACCGAGCGGAGGGCCGCTGAGGAGTGGCTGGACCTCTCAGCCGGGCAGGGCAGCCTGGGAACGGCTGAGCCCGAGGAGGGAAGGATCACCACCGATGCCGCCGGGACGGTCGTCATCGTCAACAGGGCAGCCGAGCGCCTGACTGGCTACACCGGGGGCGACCTGACCGGGAGACCAATATGGCCCCTCCTCTCGATCACCGGGACGGACGGCGACGCCCGGGAGTTCCTCTCCCGGGAACTGCTGGAGCAGGGCAGGGCCATACAGCGTGCCGAAGGGATGGCGCTCGTGAGAAGCGACGGGACGGAGCTTTCGATCCACTTCTCCGGAGACCCGATCATCGATGCCGACGGCGCCGTGATCGGCATGGTCTGCACGTTTCAAAGGGTGTAG
- a CDS encoding ATP-dependent DNA ligase: MQFLEFARICEHLEGISGRLDMIEQVSAVLPGLEDEELPIFVRFIMGRVFPDWSPKKLGVGPNLLYDAVAYVVGTKRSAVREAINATGDAGLAIEDLLATKEQTSFFVQEMDLLEVYWDFERVAAAEGARSQREKLLVVRKLFANARPLEGRYLARLMLEELRIGMGEGSVRDAVARAFDIDVRLVEHAHQAMNDLGEVALLARRDPAALSRVTIEPFRPVKMMLAQAGTIAGQIEDHGEVAVEYKYDGSRFQFHKVGNICRIYSRRLEEVTGSLPDIVMHLGEATDHDVILDGEVVAVQDGRPMPFQYVIRRFRRKHQVNAMMEKIEVVPRVFDILYLDGETLMDRPLAERRRILEEVLDAHIAPQFLVTDVAGAEAIYTEALNLGHEGVMVKVPSSPYTPGVRGRLWVKVKPGVETLDLAVIGAEWGEGRRAKMFGSFLLAVQDQGRLLPVGKVATGITDEVLADLYALLKDSVIARSGKEVTLEPKVVFEVGYSEIQASPNYASGYALRFPRFVQVREDKSVDEVETLDALAERYGEQKNGQGSL; this comes from the coding sequence ATGCAGTTTCTGGAGTTTGCCCGTATATGCGAGCACCTGGAAGGGATCAGTGGGCGCCTGGATATGATCGAGCAGGTCAGCGCCGTCCTGCCCGGGCTCGAAGACGAGGAACTCCCCATCTTTGTCCGCTTCATCATGGGCCGGGTCTTTCCCGACTGGAGCCCCAAAAAACTCGGTGTGGGCCCAAACCTCCTCTACGACGCCGTCGCCTACGTCGTCGGCACGAAGAGGAGTGCCGTCCGTGAGGCGATCAACGCGACCGGGGACGCCGGCCTGGCTATCGAGGACCTCCTTGCAACCAAGGAACAGACATCGTTCTTCGTCCAGGAGATGGACCTCCTGGAGGTCTATTGGGATTTCGAGCGGGTGGCGGCCGCTGAAGGAGCGCGGTCCCAGCGGGAGAAACTCCTGGTGGTCCGGAAACTCTTTGCCAACGCCCGCCCCCTTGAGGGGCGGTATCTTGCCCGGCTCATGCTTGAAGAGCTCAGGATTGGCATGGGCGAGGGGAGCGTCCGCGACGCCGTCGCCCGTGCGTTTGATATCGACGTCCGCCTGGTCGAGCATGCCCACCAGGCGATGAACGACCTCGGGGAGGTGGCTCTCCTCGCCAGGCGGGACCCTGCCGCCCTCTCCCGGGTGACGATCGAGCCCTTCCGGCCTGTGAAGATGATGCTTGCACAGGCAGGCACCATCGCCGGGCAGATCGAGGACCACGGTGAGGTGGCGGTCGAGTACAAGTATGACGGGAGCAGGTTCCAGTTCCACAAGGTGGGCAACATCTGCCGGATCTACTCGCGGCGGCTGGAGGAGGTCACGGGGAGCCTCCCTGATATCGTCATGCACCTCGGGGAGGCCACCGACCATGACGTGATCCTGGACGGTGAGGTGGTCGCTGTCCAGGACGGCCGGCCGATGCCGTTTCAGTACGTGATCAGGCGGTTCCGGCGGAAACACCAGGTGAATGCGATGATGGAAAAGATCGAGGTCGTACCGCGGGTCTTTGACATCCTCTATCTGGACGGCGAGACCCTGATGGACCGCCCTCTCGCCGAGCGGCGCAGGATCCTCGAGGAGGTGCTTGACGCACACATCGCCCCCCAGTTCCTGGTCACCGATGTTGCCGGGGCGGAGGCGATCTACACCGAGGCGTTGAACCTCGGGCACGAGGGAGTGATGGTGAAGGTGCCCTCCTCGCCCTACACCCCGGGTGTTCGGGGCCGTCTCTGGGTGAAGGTGAAACCCGGGGTGGAGACGCTCGACCTTGCTGTGATCGGGGCCGAGTGGGGCGAAGGGCGGCGGGCGAAGATGTTTGGCTCGTTCCTGCTTGCGGTCCAGGACCAGGGCCGGCTTCTCCCCGTGGGCAAGGTGGCGACCGGGATCACGGATGAGGTGCTGGCCGACCTCTACGCCCTCCTCAAGGATAGCGTGATCGCCCGCTCAGGAAAAGAGGTCACGCTTGAGCCGAAGGTGGTCTTTGAGGTGGGCTACTCCGAGATCCAGGCAAGCCCCAACTATGCGAGCGGGTATGCGCTCCGTTTCCCGAGATTCGTCCAGGTGCGTGAGGATAAGAGCGTCGACGAGGTCGAGACCCTGGACGCCCTCGCCGAACGCTACGGCGAGCAGAAGAACGGGCAGGGATCACTGTGA
- the tnpB gene encoding IS200/IS605 family element RNA-guided endonuclease TnpB encodes MLRRYQYRLYPTKDQEVLIAKHLGCCRYVYNWALNLKNTAYHDEGISLSKYDLMQQLPALKEELPWLKEVNAQSLQQSIHHLSRAFTNFFEGRAEEPTFKKKHDPEQAFTVPQAYTVDFQQGTVKLPKIGTLKVKYHRAFAGTTKSATVIRKSTGRYLISIVVEDGKKAPKPTDPIPDQTVGIDLGLSHYAVLSTGEKVENPKYLRNAQVRLAVLQRRLDRKQKGSQNRNKARLKVARCHQTIADQRQDFQHQLSSRLVRENQALAVESLNVDGMVKNHSLARAISDAGWGTFLAMLAYKCREAGKTLLRIGVFEPSSKTCSVCGYRKADLTLKDREWICPDCGTTHDRDLNAAINIKQFALAGAERAEEPVDPLPMGRGMKQEAPCVSGG; translated from the coding sequence ATGCTGCGGAGGTACCAGTACCGGCTCTATCCGACGAAGGATCAGGAGGTTCTGATCGCCAAGCACCTCGGGTGTTGCCGGTATGTGTACAACTGGGCCCTCAACCTCAAGAACACAGCGTACCACGACGAGGGGATCAGCCTCTCCAAGTACGACCTCATGCAGCAGCTCCCGGCGCTCAAAGAAGAGTTGCCGTGGCTGAAAGAGGTCAACGCCCAGTCGCTACAGCAATCGATCCATCACCTCTCCCGTGCGTTCACGAACTTCTTCGAGGGTCGGGCCGAAGAACCGACCTTCAAGAAGAAGCACGACCCCGAACAGGCGTTCACGGTGCCGCAGGCGTATACCGTGGACTTCCAGCAGGGCACCGTGAAACTCCCGAAGATCGGAACGCTCAAAGTCAAGTACCACCGGGCCTTCGCGGGCACGACGAAGTCTGCAACCGTCATCCGCAAGTCCACGGGTCGGTACCTGATCAGCATTGTGGTCGAAGACGGCAAGAAAGCCCCGAAGCCGACCGATCCGATCCCGGATCAGACGGTCGGGATCGACCTGGGTCTCTCGCACTATGCCGTCCTCTCGACCGGGGAGAAGGTGGAGAATCCGAAGTATCTCAGGAACGCCCAGGTGCGGTTGGCCGTGCTCCAGCGCCGACTCGACCGCAAGCAGAAGGGTTCCCAGAACCGGAACAAGGCCCGACTCAAGGTCGCCCGGTGTCACCAGACGATTGCCGACCAACGGCAGGACTTCCAGCACCAGCTCTCTTCTCGACTGGTCCGCGAAAACCAAGCCCTGGCCGTGGAGTCCCTGAACGTGGACGGCATGGTGAAGAACCACTCTCTCGCGAGAGCGATCAGCGATGCCGGGTGGGGAACATTCCTTGCGATGCTGGCGTACAAGTGTCGGGAGGCGGGGAAAACCCTGCTGAGGATCGGGGTCTTCGAGCCGTCTTCCAAGACCTGCTCGGTCTGCGGCTACCGGAAGGCCGACCTGACGCTGAAGGATCGGGAGTGGATATGCCCGGACTGCGGCACGACCCACGACCGGGACCTGAACGCCGCGATCAATATCAAACAATTCGCACTTGCAGGCGCGGAACGCGCCGAAGAGCCTGTGGACCCGCTCCCGATGGGGAGGGGGATGAAGCAGGAAGCCCCCTGCGTAAGCGGGGGGTAG